Proteins encoded within one genomic window of Bradyrhizobium sp. 186:
- a CDS encoding IS1182 family transposase, which yields MSKTFRPWDVDQVWLLPPSVQDLVPPGHVAHFVRDTVRTGLDLSAIMDAYDEERGFPPYHPGMMVALLLYAYSQGIYSSRRIARGCEERLDFAAVTGMQRPDFRTISEFRKRHLAALSGLFRQVLKLCREAGLVKLGHVALDGTKIKANAGINKAMSYGRMKEAEPRLAAEVQRWFAEAAQTDKAEDRQFGALKRGDEMPDWMANKEKRLEKIRAAKAALEAEAKAAAETKAASKPDDDGSGDGGRGRPGRKSKPVTAEPSDKAQRNFTDPDSRVMPTKNGFIQGYNAQAAVDGAHQIIVAHTLTNSPSDQAQLAPLLDAIKANLGTNPDEASADAGYCSQANLRTLVRRRIEGYVATGRQKHGTKAATAKRKLKSGTLIARMSTKLKRAGYRSRYRLRKQIVEPVFGQIKQARGFRQFLLRGIDKVKAEWAMICTAHNLTKLAAVR from the coding sequence ATGAGCAAGACATTTCGTCCTTGGGACGTTGATCAGGTTTGGCTGCTGCCGCCGTCGGTCCAGGATTTGGTGCCTCCCGGGCACGTGGCCCACTTTGTTCGCGACACGGTTCGCACGGGTTTGGACCTGTCGGCGATCATGGATGCCTACGACGAGGAGCGCGGCTTTCCGCCCTATCATCCTGGCATGATGGTGGCGCTGCTGCTTTATGCTTACAGCCAGGGGATCTACTCGTCGCGCAGGATCGCTCGGGGCTGCGAGGAGCGGCTGGATTTTGCGGCAGTAACGGGGATGCAGCGTCCGGACTTCCGCACGATCAGCGAGTTCCGCAAGCGCCATCTGGCCGCGCTATCGGGCCTGTTCCGGCAGGTCTTGAAGCTGTGCCGCGAGGCCGGCCTTGTGAAGCTTGGCCATGTGGCGCTCGATGGCACCAAGATCAAGGCCAATGCCGGGATCAACAAGGCGATGAGCTATGGCCGGATGAAAGAGGCCGAACCGAGGCTTGCTGCCGAAGTCCAACGCTGGTTCGCCGAAGCCGCTCAGACCGACAAGGCCGAGGACCGCCAGTTCGGAGCCTTGAAGCGCGGCGACGAGATGCCGGACTGGATGGCCAATAAAGAGAAGCGGCTCGAGAAGATCCGGGCCGCCAAGGCCGCGCTGGAAGCCGAAGCCAAGGCTGCTGCCGAAACCAAAGCCGCCTCGAAGCCGGACGACGACGGCTCCGGCGACGGCGGCAGGGGCCGGCCGGGACGCAAGTCCAAGCCTGTCACGGCAGAGCCGAGCGACAAGGCGCAACGCAACTTCACCGATCCCGACAGCCGCGTGATGCCGACCAAAAACGGCTTCATCCAGGGCTACAACGCACAGGCCGCCGTCGATGGCGCCCATCAGATCATCGTGGCGCACACGCTGACCAACTCGCCGAGCGATCAGGCGCAGCTCGCACCCTTGCTCGATGCCATCAAAGCCAATCTCGGGACGAACCCGGATGAAGCATCGGCCGATGCGGGCTATTGCTCGCAAGCCAATCTTCGCACGCTCGTTCGACGCCGGATCGAGGGCTACGTCGCCACTGGACGGCAAAAGCACGGCACCAAGGCGGCCACGGCAAAAAGGAAGCTCAAATCCGGCACGCTGATCGCCAGAATGAGCACAAAGCTCAAGCGCGCAGGCTATCGAAGCCGGTATCGATTGCGAAAACAGATCGTCGAGCCCGTCTTCGGCCAGATCAAGCAGGCAAGAGGCTTCCGCCAGTTCCTCCTGCGCGGCATCGACAAGGTCAAAGCCGAATGGGCCATGATCTGCACCGCCCACAACCTCACAAAACTCGCAGCAGTACGCTAA
- a CDS encoding sugar ABC transporter permease, whose translation MTISAVSATTLREAPPPRRQRLLEDERWLAFVLLVPTIVLLGMFIAYPFIRGILLSVTSSRVGMPGDFVGLANFYKIFNDGIFRTSVYNTFLYTGVTTVFKLALGLWLAMLLNRNFHGKAFTRAFILLPFIIPTVLSTFAWKWMFDPTFSVLNWLLYHFGLITGRINWLGDPDLAMISIIIVNIWRGVPFFAISLLAGLQTISPELNEAAAIDGAKPWQRFWHITWPLLLPVTMVVVLFSVIQTFADFQIVYVMTGGGPANATHLFATYAYQIGIGTGLLSEGAAISLAMFPVLFLVVIIQLLYIRRVEVR comes from the coding sequence ATGACGATAAGCGCGGTTTCCGCCACCACGCTCCGCGAGGCGCCCCCTCCGCGGCGACAACGGTTGCTCGAGGACGAGCGCTGGCTGGCGTTCGTGCTGCTGGTGCCGACCATCGTGCTGCTCGGCATGTTCATTGCCTATCCCTTCATTCGAGGGATATTGCTGTCGGTCACCAGCTCGCGCGTCGGTATGCCCGGCGACTTCGTCGGCCTCGCTAACTTCTACAAGATCTTCAATGACGGGATCTTTCGCACCTCCGTTTACAACACCTTCCTCTATACGGGCGTGACCACCGTCTTCAAGCTGGCGCTCGGACTGTGGCTCGCCATGCTGCTCAACCGTAATTTCCACGGCAAGGCTTTTACCCGTGCTTTCATCCTGCTGCCTTTCATTATCCCGACCGTGCTCTCGACTTTCGCCTGGAAGTGGATGTTCGACCCGACGTTCAGCGTTCTCAATTGGCTCCTCTACCATTTCGGCTTGATCACCGGTCGGATCAATTGGCTGGGCGATCCAGATCTCGCCATGATCTCGATTATCATCGTCAACATCTGGCGCGGGGTGCCGTTCTTCGCCATCAGCCTGCTCGCCGGCTTGCAGACCATCAGTCCCGAACTCAACGAGGCCGCCGCCATCGACGGCGCCAAGCCGTGGCAGCGGTTCTGGCACATCACCTGGCCGCTGCTGCTGCCCGTGACCATGGTCGTGGTGCTTTTCTCAGTGATTCAGACGTTCGCCGACTTCCAGATCGTCTATGTAATGACGGGCGGCGGACCAGCCAACGCAACGCACCTGTTCGCCACCTACGCCTATCAGATCGGCATCGGCACCGGCCTCTTGAGCGAGGGCGCCGCCATCTCGCTCGCAATGTTTCCGGTCCTGTTTCTGGTCGTCATCATCCAACTTCTCTACATCCGCCGCGTGGAGGTCCGCTGA
- a CDS encoding TetR/AcrR family transcriptional regulator: MRYNKGRRDETATRILDHASVWIRERGSEGITVAALMKMAGLTQGGFYFHFKSRDDLINQAFAKAMEGSVEAWRRICDRADRDQFLPSIVEFYLAERHRLDVGGGCALPALIADVPRSTPAIKTAFVAGIQEMIGILAGQMSGSKKKEARSEAIATLSIMLGALVLARATGQTPRLSDEILSAGRYDALKNERTEPFATNRTQRLKNSASRGRKSRLPAEGRTTNRAAD, from the coding sequence ATGCGCTACAACAAAGGTCGCCGGGACGAAACTGCCACGCGAATCCTGGATCATGCGTCGGTGTGGATTCGAGAACGAGGATCCGAGGGCATAACGGTCGCTGCTCTTATGAAGATGGCCGGCCTTACTCAGGGCGGTTTCTATTTTCATTTCAAGTCCCGCGATGACTTGATCAACCAGGCTTTCGCGAAAGCGATGGAAGGCTCTGTCGAAGCTTGGCGTCGAATCTGCGACCGGGCGGATCGCGACCAATTTTTGCCAAGCATTGTAGAGTTCTACCTCGCGGAGCGTCATCGTCTGGACGTCGGAGGCGGTTGTGCGCTGCCGGCGCTGATTGCTGATGTGCCGCGTTCGACCCCGGCGATCAAGACCGCGTTTGTGGCGGGGATTCAGGAAATGATTGGTATTCTTGCCGGACAGATGTCCGGCTCGAAGAAGAAGGAGGCGCGCAGCGAGGCTATAGCGACCCTATCCATCATGCTTGGTGCGCTGGTGCTCGCCCGAGCGACCGGGCAGACACCTCGTCTATCAGACGAGATCTTAAGCGCAGGCCGCTATGATGCGTTGAAAAACGAGCGCACCGAGCCTTTCGCGACCAACAGGACTCAACGGCTAAAGAATTCCGCTTCTCGTGGGAGGAAATCGAGGCTCCCAGCGGAGGGCCGTACCACAAACCGGGCAGCCGACTGA
- a CDS encoding amidase — protein MRASPDYSRRRFLHAGAAGAAATVVAAATTPVRAAAEAGTQPLPSTATAPRILRKPPLPELERIAKSYNLALSRDDLMSFRNLMDGVLASYRRLDQFAEPTLVVKYPRDAGFRPGASDNRLNAWYWRCSIKGATSGPLAGKKIAIKDNVCVAGIPMMNGSNVLEGYVPDVDATIVTRILDAGGEIIGKAVCEHLCFSGGSHTSDTGPVLNPHDPKRSAGGSSSGSAALVVAGECDMAIGGDQGGSIRIPSSFCGAVGHKPTHGLVPYTGVFPIELTLDHTGPIARTAGDAARLLEVLAGADGLDPRQPAGLRTEAYTKQLTGDARGLRIGIVKEGFGWPNSEPDVDAMVREAAQRLTRAGGVVSEVSIPLHRDGIHIWNAIAVEGATALMVAGNSMGTNWKGHYTTSLLDFYGRSRRVRANDLSETVKLVVLLGQYMQDNYQGRYYAKAQNLARVLRAAYDEQLKGVDLLLMPTLPLKATLLPPPDASREDYVARALEMISNTCPFDVTGHPAATVPAGMSAGLPVGMMLVGRHWEDGTVLRAADAFQIVG, from the coding sequence ATGAGAGCCTCGCCAGACTATTCGCGTCGTCGCTTCCTTCATGCCGGCGCGGCCGGCGCAGCAGCAACCGTTGTCGCCGCGGCGACAACGCCCGTTCGTGCGGCCGCCGAGGCGGGTACGCAACCGCTACCCTCGACGGCGACGGCGCCGCGGATTCTGCGCAAGCCACCGCTGCCTGAATTGGAGCGCATCGCCAAATCCTACAACTTGGCTCTCAGCCGCGACGATCTGATGTCGTTCCGCAACCTCATGGACGGCGTGCTCGCGTCGTACCGTCGCCTGGACCAGTTCGCGGAGCCGACATTGGTGGTGAAGTACCCGCGGGACGCGGGGTTCCGCCCAGGGGCCTCGGACAATCGACTCAACGCTTGGTACTGGAGATGCTCAATCAAAGGCGCAACTTCGGGGCCTCTCGCGGGCAAGAAAATCGCCATCAAAGACAATGTGTGCGTTGCCGGTATCCCGATGATGAACGGTTCCAACGTGCTGGAGGGCTACGTCCCTGACGTGGACGCAACCATTGTGACCCGCATCCTCGATGCCGGTGGAGAGATCATCGGCAAGGCCGTGTGCGAGCATCTTTGCTTCTCGGGCGGTAGCCATACCTCCGACACAGGGCCCGTACTCAATCCGCACGATCCGAAGCGATCTGCCGGCGGTTCCTCCAGCGGCAGCGCGGCGCTCGTCGTCGCCGGCGAGTGCGACATGGCCATCGGAGGCGACCAGGGAGGGTCGATCCGAATTCCCAGCTCTTTCTGCGGAGCGGTTGGTCACAAGCCCACCCACGGGCTTGTGCCATACACCGGTGTCTTCCCCATTGAATTAACACTTGATCATACCGGGCCCATTGCTCGTACCGCCGGCGATGCCGCCCGGCTTCTCGAGGTGCTCGCCGGAGCTGACGGCCTCGACCCGCGCCAACCGGCGGGACTGCGTACGGAAGCGTATACCAAGCAGCTCACCGGAGACGCCCGCGGCCTGCGGATCGGGATCGTCAAGGAAGGGTTTGGCTGGCCCAATTCCGAGCCCGATGTCGACGCCATGGTACGCGAGGCGGCACAGCGCTTGACGCGAGCGGGGGGAGTCGTGAGCGAGGTATCGATCCCCCTCCACCGCGACGGCATCCATATCTGGAACGCTATCGCCGTCGAGGGCGCCACGGCGCTGATGGTCGCGGGCAACAGCATGGGAACCAACTGGAAAGGGCACTACACGACTTCGCTGCTGGACTTCTACGGCCGGAGCCGGCGGGTGCGCGCCAACGACCTTTCGGAGACCGTCAAGCTCGTTGTCCTGCTCGGCCAGTACATGCAGGACAATTACCAGGGCCGCTACTACGCGAAGGCCCAAAACCTCGCGCGCGTGCTACGCGCCGCCTACGACGAGCAACTCAAAGGCGTCGATCTCCTGCTCATGCCGACGTTACCTTTGAAGGCCACGCTACTCCCACCGCCGGACGCGAGCCGCGAGGACTACGTTGCGCGGGCACTCGAGATGATTTCCAACACTTGCCCGTTCGACGTCACTGGCCATCCTGCCGCCACGGTTCCGGCAGGCATGTCGGCAGGGCTCCCTGTTGGCATGATGCTGGTTGGACGCCACTGGGAGGACGGCACGGTGTTGCGTGCGGCTGACGCGTTCCAGATCGTCGGGTAG
- a CDS encoding extracellular solute-binding protein → MTTVTRRNVLKSGTALVGGMAGILAAGRAPAYAQATTVHWLRWTDFVPASDQLLRNEIAKEGEKALGIKLNIETINANDIQARVTSAIQSGSGPDVVCVLNNWGQLYGESVIDVSDIAEEIGKGQGGFYETSRAVANDGKKWIAVPWCIVGLQIAYRKSWFAEIGYTDGKFPQTWEEYREAGKKLKAKGRPIGQTLGHTFGDAPAFTYPYLWSWGGKEVEADGKTVVLNSPATVESVKFMVAFWKDAHDEGGLAWDDSNNNRAFLSGTCSATLNGASIYIEALRKPDTYKTEAGGQLKDDILHAALPRGPGGQFSYHVPFSNLLMGYSKNQDAAKKFLSWIHSKDVYNKWFVSQKGFSVGPTTDWEKHKLWGDDPIMLPYKQAARTGRFAGYQGPSTRKAAEVVTKYVIIDMYAKAVQGMPAEDAVKWAEAELKKVYV, encoded by the coding sequence ATGACGACAGTAACCCGACGTAACGTCCTCAAGAGCGGTACCGCGCTTGTGGGCGGCATGGCCGGCATCCTGGCGGCCGGCAGGGCACCTGCCTATGCGCAAGCCACCACGGTGCACTGGCTGCGCTGGACCGACTTCGTTCCGGCGTCAGATCAGCTTCTGCGCAACGAAATCGCCAAGGAGGGTGAGAAGGCGCTCGGCATAAAGCTCAATATCGAGACAATCAACGCCAACGATATCCAGGCGCGCGTCACCTCGGCGATCCAGTCGGGGTCAGGCCCCGACGTCGTCTGCGTCCTCAACAATTGGGGGCAACTTTACGGCGAGAGCGTCATAGACGTCAGCGACATCGCTGAGGAAATCGGCAAGGGCCAGGGCGGCTTCTACGAAACATCCCGCGCTGTCGCCAATGACGGCAAGAAATGGATCGCAGTGCCGTGGTGCATCGTCGGCCTGCAGATCGCATACCGAAAGTCCTGGTTTGCTGAGATCGGCTACACGGATGGAAAATTTCCTCAGACGTGGGAAGAGTATCGCGAGGCCGGCAAGAAGCTGAAGGCAAAGGGACGGCCCATCGGCCAAACGCTGGGTCACACCTTCGGCGATGCGCCCGCCTTCACTTACCCCTACCTGTGGTCCTGGGGCGGCAAAGAGGTCGAAGCAGACGGCAAGACGGTTGTGCTGAACAGCCCCGCAACGGTCGAGTCGGTGAAGTTCATGGTGGCCTTCTGGAAGGACGCCCACGATGAAGGCGGGCTCGCCTGGGACGATTCCAACAACAACCGCGCTTTTCTGTCCGGGACGTGCAGCGCCACGCTCAATGGCGCCTCGATCTACATCGAGGCCCTGCGCAAGCCGGATACCTACAAGACGGAGGCAGGCGGGCAACTGAAGGACGACATCCTGCACGCCGCGCTGCCCAGGGGCCCCGGGGGGCAGTTCAGCTATCACGTCCCGTTCTCGAACCTCCTGATGGGTTATTCGAAGAACCAGGATGCGGCGAAGAAATTCCTTAGCTGGATTCACTCCAAGGACGTCTACAACAAGTGGTTCGTCTCCCAGAAGGGCTTCTCGGTCGGCCCGACCACGGATTGGGAAAAGCACAAGCTGTGGGGCGACGACCCGATCATGCTGCCCTACAAGCAAGCGGCGCGCACAGGGCGCTTCGCTGGCTACCAAGGGCCCTCTACGCGCAAGGCAGCCGAGGTCGTAACCAAGTACGTCATCATTGATATGTACGCAAAGGCCGTCCAAGGCATGCCCGCCGAGGATGCCGTGAAGTGGGCAGAGGCTGAGCTCAAGAAGGTCTACGTCTGA
- a CDS encoding MTH938/NDUFAF3 family protein gives MEIERTTFGTITIDGKTYEHDVIIRLSGEVARRKKKLSKKYYGTSHVLSKDEAKFVFEDGCEQLILGSGQMGNVHLSPEAEAYFAKKGCTVLLQPTPEAIHTFNDSRAKKIGLFHVTC, from the coding sequence ATGGAGATCGAACGCACTACATTCGGCACCATCACGATTGACGGGAAGACCTATGAACACGACGTAATCATTCGTCTGTCCGGCGAAGTGGCAAGGCGGAAGAAGAAGCTGTCGAAGAAGTACTACGGCACCTCGCATGTCCTCTCGAAGGACGAAGCGAAGTTCGTCTTTGAAGACGGATGCGAGCAGCTAATTCTTGGCTCGGGCCAGATGGGCAATGTGCACCTATCGCCGGAGGCTGAGGCGTACTTTGCGAAAAAGGGTTGCACGGTCCTGTTGCAGCCGACCCCTGAGGCGATCCATACGTTCAACGACTCGCGCGCGAAGAAGATCGGCCTTTTTCACGTTACCTGCTGA
- a CDS encoding isocitrate lyase/phosphoenolpyruvate mutase family protein: MPRDRPTDLQATVDTRRTRKLLIMARTDAISVEGLEAAIDRAGRYADAGADVLFVKASEDTEQMRVMAPPSGSGRAWWILTSRVGKIRTSEFVDRGQRYDPPSQLR, from the coding sequence TTGCCCAGGGATCGGCCGACCGATCTTCAAGCCACGGTTGACACACGTCGGACTCGGAAACTCCTGATCATGGCACGGACCGATGCCATTTCCGTCGAGGGCCTCGAGGCTGCGATCGATCGTGCCGGGCGCTACGCCGATGCCGGTGCCGACGTGCTGTTCGTCAAGGCGTCCGAAGATACCGAGCAGATGCGCGTGATGGCACCACCAAGCGGTTCTGGCCGAGCATGGTGGATTTTGACGAGTCGAGTAGGAAAGATACGCACATCGGAATTCGTGGACCGCGGACAACGTTACGACCCGCCGTCGCAATTGCGTTAG
- the ugpC gene encoding sn-glycerol-3-phosphate ABC transporter ATP-binding protein UgpC, with protein sequence MGQVVLKGINKFFDSVHAVKDVNLQIRDKEFIVFVGPSGCGKTTTLRMIAGLEAISSGDISIDGNVINELAPMDRDIAMVFQNYALYPHMSVYDNMAFGLKMRKFEKPEIDKRVREAADILGIGELLKRKPRQLSGGQRQRVALGRAIVRHPRVFLFDEPLSNLDAKLRVQMRVELKKLHLRLGTTAIYVTHDQVEAMTLGDRVVVMKDGVVQQVGEPLELYNQPANKFVAGFIGSPAMNFAAVTVTEANGSLIAENSGLRIKLPDETAQRLRGHVGHEVTLGVRPEDLTVAGPADLDHPCFDAVIEVVEQLGSEILLDMKVGESVMVASVEPTARVKVRDKLRLAMRPSRLHVFDVKTEAAI encoded by the coding sequence ATGGGCCAGGTCGTCCTCAAGGGGATCAACAAGTTCTTTGACAGCGTGCACGCTGTCAAAGACGTCAATCTGCAGATCCGCGACAAGGAGTTCATAGTGTTCGTCGGACCATCCGGCTGCGGCAAGACGACGACGCTCAGGATGATCGCCGGGCTTGAAGCGATCAGCTCCGGCGATATCTCAATCGACGGCAACGTGATCAATGAACTGGCGCCCATGGACCGCGACATCGCCATGGTGTTCCAGAACTACGCGCTCTACCCGCACATGAGCGTGTACGACAACATGGCGTTCGGCCTGAAGATGCGCAAATTCGAAAAGCCCGAGATCGATAAGCGCGTGCGGGAGGCGGCTGACATCCTCGGCATCGGCGAATTGCTAAAGCGCAAGCCTCGCCAGCTCTCCGGCGGCCAGCGCCAGCGCGTGGCGTTAGGCCGTGCCATCGTGCGCCACCCCCGCGTGTTCCTGTTCGACGAGCCGCTGTCGAACCTCGATGCCAAGCTGCGGGTGCAGATGCGCGTTGAGCTCAAGAAGCTGCATCTGCGTCTCGGCACCACCGCGATCTACGTTACCCACGATCAGGTCGAGGCGATGACGCTGGGTGACCGGGTTGTCGTCATGAAGGACGGCGTGGTGCAGCAGGTGGGGGAGCCGCTCGAGCTGTACAATCAGCCAGCCAACAAGTTCGTCGCCGGCTTCATCGGCTCCCCAGCCATGAATTTCGCCGCCGTTACAGTGACCGAGGCGAACGGGTCGCTGATCGCCGAGAACTCCGGCTTACGCATCAAGCTGCCGGACGAGACCGCGCAGCGCCTGCGCGGCCATGTCGGCCACGAGGTCACGCTCGGCGTGCGCCCGGAGGACCTCACCGTGGCGGGCCCTGCCGATCTCGACCACCCGTGCTTCGATGCTGTGATCGAGGTGGTCGAGCAACTCGGCTCGGAAATCCTGCTCGATATGAAGGTCGGCGAGAGTGTCATGGTGGCAAGCGTCGAACCAACCGCGCGGGTGAAGGTGCGCGACAAGCTGCGCCTTGCCATGCGCCCTTCCAGGCTTCACGTCTTCGACGTGAAGACTGAGGCGGCAATCTAG
- a CDS encoding carbohydrate ABC transporter permease — translation MIEGARWRKWVFFYVPMALFLLFLLFPFYWMVITSVRPDGELYRPWNSINYNPFWTWKPTWDHVRYLFEETLFASWLWNTTFIALASTAISLVCGVFAGYALARLNFPFAGSLGTAIFITYLVPQTLLFIPLAEIIRNYRLGDTPWSLILTYPTFLIPFCTWIMMGYFKAVPKELEECARIDGASRWQAMLYIVIPVAIPGILSAGIFAFTLSWNEFIYALVFLSSPEQKTVPVGVTSELIRGDVFYWGPLMAGALLGSIPVAIAYSFFVEHYVAGLTGSVKG, via the coding sequence ATGATCGAAGGCGCAAGGTGGCGAAAGTGGGTGTTCTTCTACGTCCCCATGGCGCTGTTCCTGCTTTTCCTGCTGTTCCCGTTCTACTGGATGGTGATCACTTCGGTGCGGCCGGACGGCGAGCTTTACCGGCCCTGGAATTCGATCAACTACAATCCGTTCTGGACCTGGAAACCGACCTGGGACCACGTCAGGTACCTGTTCGAGGAGACGCTGTTCGCATCGTGGCTGTGGAACACGACGTTCATCGCGCTCGCGTCAACCGCTATCTCGCTCGTGTGCGGCGTGTTCGCCGGCTATGCTCTGGCGCGGCTGAACTTTCCATTTGCCGGCAGCCTGGGCACCGCCATCTTCATTACCTATCTGGTGCCTCAGACGCTGCTGTTCATTCCGCTGGCAGAGATCATACGCAACTATCGGCTGGGTGACACGCCTTGGTCGCTGATTCTGACCTATCCGACCTTTCTTATTCCGTTCTGCACCTGGATCATGATGGGCTACTTCAAGGCGGTACCCAAGGAGCTCGAGGAATGCGCGCGCATTGACGGCGCCTCGCGCTGGCAGGCTATGCTCTACATCGTCATCCCGGTGGCGATCCCGGGCATCCTCTCGGCCGGCATCTTCGCTTTCACGCTGTCGTGGAACGAGTTCATCTATGCGCTTGTCTTCCTGTCCTCGCCTGAGCAGAAGACTGTGCCGGTCGGCGTCACATCGGAGCTGATCCGCGGCGATGTATTCTACTGGGGACCGCTGATGGCTGGGGCCCTGCTTGGATCGATACCGGTTGCTATCGCCTATTCGTTTTTCGTCGAGCACTACGTCGCAGGATTGACCGGATCGGTGAAGGGCTGA
- a CDS encoding alpha/beta hydrolase, whose amino-acid sequence MGDDYSTEGRATDLVAVIDGLGIERTRIVGMSLGGMVACEFALRHPDRTESLVRVDVTSRPAFTATARMRALVASENAAHDFTARFPDGRWINIKGAGGRLRSTTQS is encoded by the coding sequence ATGGGGGACGACTATTCAACCGAAGGCCGCGCGACGGACCTCGTGGCAGTTATCGACGGACTCGGGATCGAACGCACACGCATCGTCGGCATGTCATTGGGAGGAATGGTGGCCTGCGAGTTCGCGCTGCGCCACCCGGACCGCACCGAAAGCCTGGTGAGGGTCGATGTGACCTCACGGCCCGCATTCACCGCAACGGCGCGGATGCGCGCCCTCGTCGCCTCCGAAAATGCGGCCCATGACTTCACCGCACGCTTCCCCGACGGGCGGTGGATTAACATCAAGGGCGCGGGCGGACGTCTGCGGAGCACGACACAGAGTTGA